Below is a window of Frigoribacterium sp. SL97 DNA.
GGGCTCGACGAGGACGACGGCTCCGGCTCCGGCGTGGCGGGCGTGCTGGGCGGTGAGCAGGCCGATGGGGCCGGCGCCCTGGACCACGACGACGTCGCCGAGGCGCTGGCCGGCGCGGCGGACGGCGTGGAAGGTGACGGCGGTGGGTTCGACGAGGCCGAGCTGCTCGTCGGTGAGGCCGTCGAGGGCACGCTGGACGCGGCGTTCGTGGACGGTGACGTGCTGGGCGAAGGCTCCGTGGGTGGGGGCGTCGGGCGAGATGCCGTTGGCCTCGGCGAAGGCGGTGTCGCAGTGGTCGGGGTGTCCGGCGCGGCACATGGCGCAGGTGCCGCAGGGCGGGCCGACGCTGGCGACGACGCGGTCCCCCACGGCGACGGTCGTGACCCGGCTGCCGGCGGCGACGACGGTGCCGGTCCACTCGTGGCCGAACACCGCGGCCGGGATGAGGCCGCCGGACGCCCACCCGTGCGTGTCGGTCGCGCACACCCCCGTGTACCGGATGCGCACCACGACCTGCTGCTCCCCCGGAGCCTCGAGGTCGACCTCGGCGAAGGCCACCGAGCGCTCGGCGTCGACGGTGGCGAAACGGGTGCGGGCGGGCACGTCGGTCATGCAGACCAGAGTAGGCGTGGACGACAGGTGTTGCTCAGCCTAGGGAGCGGGCACGGCCTGTGTTCTCGTAGCGCTCACTCGCTGCTCGCCGGCGCCTCGTCCACCTCGGACTGCGCGGCTTTCGCGGGACGCTCTGGCCGTGTCGCCGACCCCGGCTGCCACGTCTGCTCCAACCGTTGACGTCATTGAATTGCTCAAGCAGCTGGGGGGCCTCAGGGATGCAGGCGTCATCACGGACGAAGACTTCGAGGCCAAGAAAACCGAACTGCTCTCTCGGCTCTGAAGTAGATCCCCCTGTGGGCGTCCGTCAGGGGTGGAAACGTGGCTCAGTCGTATAAAGCCCGAAGGTCGCGTCCGTAAGCGTCATCGTGGGGATGATGCAGACGTTGGTGACGCCGGCCTGGAACTCACTGGTCAGAGTATCGGGCGGTAGACCCACGCCGCCGTCGATCTTGTTGCGAGCCGACGTGAGAATGTCGGCTGCAGCAGCGAACTGCTGCGCAGAAGTCATCTCGAGGTTCCATTCGTTGCAGCTCGTCTCGGCGAAGCTCTGGCTCCAAGTTTGCGTATAGCGAGATGACGCGACCTCCACATCGTCCGTCCTCTCGTCATCGTCGCCACCGAGGGTCGAGAAGACACTGATGAGAACGATGACGACCACCACCCCCAAGCAGCCGAGTCCTGAGATCGCGCCACACCCGAGGGGCTTCTTCGTTCCCTCAGGACCGGAGAGGTTGGGAGCAGGGGGAAGCTTGTCCTTCATGTCCGGACTCTAAGGCTGATCACGACCAAGACTTGAATGCACCTCAGCCTCACCCGCCTTCGCCCACGGATTCGCTCTCGACGACCGCTCACGTTCACTACAGTGAGATTCGTTCAATTAGCGATGGGGAAAGAACATGGCAAGCCGACGCGGATTCCTGGCAGAAGTGCAGCACCAACAGCGTTTGGCGCAGGCCCGTGCCAACGCGGCCGCTCGAGCACAGACGCAGGCTCGCGCGCAGGCAGTCCGTGCGCGGGCTCAGCAAGAGCGGGCGAACGCTGCAATGGCCCGTGCCGACGAGGCCGAACGTAAGCGGTACGAGCGCGAGGCGAAAGCCGCGTACGTCGAGATGCGGCAGGCCGAGGTCGACGAGCTCAACGAGGACTTGGCCCTCGAGTACGACGAGATCGACGGATTGCTCGCCCTGACCCTCGACTTGGACGACTACGTCGACCTGGAGGGCCTCAAGGTTCGAGCGGTGCACCCGCCCTTCCCTCGCTGGGACCTCGAGACCCCTCGCCCGGCGCCGCTCCCGACCCCGGTCCCCGAGGCTCCGGTGTTCATCGAACCGCCGGCACCCACAGGCCTCTTCGGCAAGAAGAAGAAGTTCGAGGAGGCGCAGCAGCGGGCTCGGGCGGAGTACGAGCAGGCTTGGGGACAGTGGGCCGCCTACCGTGACTGGATTCCTACCCAGGACGCTCAACAGGCTCAGGAACACGCCACCCTCGAAGAAGGACGCATCAACCTCCTGGCAGCAGAGCGGGAACGCTACGACGCGGCCTGCGCGGTCCGAGAGGCCGAGGTTGCCGAGCAGAACTCTTCGATCGACACCTTGATCGCCGGCCTTGGCTACGGCGCAGTCGACGCAGTGCAGGAGTACGTCGGCATCGTGCTGGCGAACTCGCTCTACCCGGATGCTTTCCCCGTCGAGCACGAGGCCGAGTTCGATCCCACGACCGCCGAGTTGACGCTGCGTGTGACCGTGCCCGCCCCGGACGCCCTCCGGATTATCAAAGGATTCCGCTACGTCAAGGCCAGTGATGAGGTCGTCGAGACCCAGCTCTCCAAGACGGCCGCCAACGAGCGTTACGCGAGCGCGTTGCACCAAGTGGCCCTCCGATCCCTTCACGAGATTTTCGAGGCTGACCGGAGAGGGCTGATCAAGGCCATCTCCGCCCAGATCGGCCCTGAGGCGAACGACCCGGCCACCGGCCGCCAGAAGTTCATCCCGCTGGTCGCTGTCGCTGCACCCCGTGACACGTTCATGGAGATCGACCTCAGCGGCGTCGTCCCTCTCGCCACCTTGCAACACCTCGGTGCCGCTGTGGCGAAGAACCCGTCGGCGCTCACCGCCATCGACACGGCGGGCGTGCGTAGGTCGTGAGCGGCGACGAGCGTCGGTTCAACCCTCCCCCGGGCTGGCCGCCCGTACCGTCGGGCTGGAAGCCCCCCGCCGGATGGGTGCCTCCTGTTGACTGGCCTCCGGTCCCCGACGGCTGGCAACTGTGGCTCGACGAGGTGACACCAGCGTCAGAACCCGTCGGTGTGGCCCCGGTCGCGATCAGCACGATCTTCGAGAGTCTCGCGCCTGAACGGCTGAGTGCACCCGAGACACCCGACGACCCGCCTGCCCCGAATGACTCAGCCCCATCGGACCGCGTCGCGACGTTGCTCGCGGAAAAGGCTGATCTGGCTCGGCAGCTGGCCGAAAGCAACCTGGCCGCCGACCAGCGAGTGGCTGCACAAGCCGCATGCAACCCCGTGACCTCAGCCACTGTCGAGCTCGACGACGAGCAGGTGCTGCAGGAAGTCGGCATCTACAGGTACCACCACCCGCTCGAGGATGCGACGGCTTACCTGCCGAGATTGAAGGACGTCGAAGGAAGGTCGGCCGCCCTCGTCCGCGACGGGCAGGCCATCGAGAAGTCGAACCTCTTCACCTTCGACAACTCTCTCGCCAAGGGTCGCAAGATGAGCGACGACCTTGCCAAGCTCATGCTGCGTGCGTATAACGCTGAGGCGGAGAACAGCATCCGCACCCTCAAGTTGGGCAACGTGCACACCGCCAAGAAGCGGCTGGAGGCATCACGAGCAGCGATCGCCAAGCTCGGCAGCATGATGGCGATGCACATAAGCGACGCCTATCACGGCCTCAGGATCGAGGAGATCGAGCTGACGGCCGACTGGCTGATGAAGAAGCAGGAAGAGAAAGAGGAACAGCGCGAAGAGCGGGCACGCCTCCGCGAGGAGGCGCGGGTCGAGAGAGAACTGAAAGAACAGCGCGCCCAGCTTGACAAGGAGCGCACGCTGTTGATGCAGACGATCGGCCAGCTGCAAGCCAGTGGCTCGTCGGATGCCGACCTCGAGCTACGACTTGCTGCCATCGACCAGGCCATCGTCGACAACGACTACCGAGCGGCGAACATTCGAGCCGGCTACGTCTACGTCATTTCGAACCGAGGAGCCTTCGGCGAGGGTGTCGTCAAGATCGGTCTCACGCGCCGCCTCGAACCCGCCGACCGGGTGCACGAGCTCGGCGGCGCCTCGGTCCCTTTCCGCTTCGACATCCACACGATCTATTTCTCCGAGGACGCAGTCTCTCTAGAAACGGAACTTCACCGGCACTTCGCCCCTCGCGCCTTGAATCAGGCCAACAGCCGCAAGGAGTTCTTCTTTGCAACGCCGGCCGAGGTACGAGACGTTCTCGCCAGCAAGGTCGGAAACCTGCTCGAGTTTAAGGACACGGCAGACGCTACGGAGTTCTTTCAGTCTGTCGGTCGTTGGCCTTCTGGAGAGGCGACGGCCGGCGGCTTAGCTGCTGCTCTCTGAGATTGCAGTCAGCCGGCATTTGTTCGGACCTTTTGGTGCAGGGGCTAAGCGAACCGACAGCCGTCCAGTCGACCCAGCGGCGCCTGATGAATGCAGAATCACTTGTCACCTGTAGTAAGCCGTGTGGCGGAGAGGCCGATAAGCTTCAAAGACTATGAGCAACGTCCCCGAAATGCTTGCTGATGTCTTGGCCCGAATTGCTGCCTCGACCAATCGGCCGGTTTCGGCAGAAGACTGCGACTGCAGTCCAGAGTACTTCGAGGCGCTCATTGCCCTGCTAACGGTTTTCGGGATTGTCCGGCCCGCGGCAACGGCGGACGGGACATTTGAGCCTGTTTCGGAACAGGCCTCGTACTTCCTCTTGAGCAGCGCTGAATATGCTCGGAGCTCTAAACCAATTCTCGACGGCTGGCAGAGAAACATCCCCATAGTTCAGTCGCAAGGCGGCCCCTTGAACGGGCCAATTCTTGCGACGGCCATGGAAAGCGCCCGGCTAGGTTGGCCGCAGGCGACGCCGATTCGTCGGGCCGAGATTGCTCAAGTGCTTATCAAAGGAAAATTCGGGTGGGGGCTGGTCGATCGATATTTAGTGCGATGGGATGCAAAGGCGCACTCATATCAACTAATCGGTGGCCACAGCCGCCCGCATGATGCCGATATCGAGGAGACCATGTGGCGAGAGTTGGAGGAAGAAACGCCAGGGCTCTTGTCTACACGCATTAACGATGGTCTCATCAAACTAACCGAGTCTTCTGTTAATCAAGTTTCAAGGACATATGGAGCCCTTACTGAGTACAAAATGACATTTTTTCGTGCTTCACTCGGGACCAATAAGCCGTTACTGACACAATCAGAGCGCTGGGTGACCGCCAAGGAATTAGAAAGAGGGAAAACACGCAAAGGCGATCCGATTAATCAGGTCGGGCTCGCTCACTCAATGGACGATCTCTCTCAAACCCTTCAAGACTTGCCGCTAAGTTTTCGCAAACGCCTAGGGGCACCAAAGAAGTTAGTGGCGAGACAATTGTCTATATGGGCGGGCTCTGCGATCGGCTTAATTGCGAGCATCGCCTCCCTGATTCAATTTATAGCTTGGATCGGTCTCCAGGTTGGGGCTCAGCGCTAGCGAGAGGCCCACCCTGTCCTCAGCCTGCTCTTTCCAGGCGGGTCAGGCGAATCAAGGCTGCACTTGGCCCTTACCATCGGCCCCGAACATTGTCTGCACTGCCGCAAGCGACGGCCCGTAATAGCGCTCCAAGAACAGCGCACATTGAGATCCTGCGTAGAGAGCGAGGGTCACCTTCGCGCTACGACCTATCGAATCACGTCTGATCCATATGAGCGAAGCGGCAATTCGTGCTAGCATCGACTGACGGCGAATAATATGCTCCCATTCGGTATTGGCCCAAACTCGTTCCTCGCCTTGGCGAATGGAGTCACGAATGCCAACAAATGAGGCAAGATCGGCTCGGGCAATTAATGCTTGGACCGTGGCCGCATCTTCACTTATCAGCCCACGCACTGAGCCCGCATCAAGCCCCTCACAGTTGCGAAAGAATCGTTCTACCTCGAGGTATGCTGCGTCATACCCAGCAAGGCCGACTTGGCTCTCATCGAAGTCGATGATGAAATATTCCGCGACGCTCTCACCGGCAGTTGGGCCAATCAGGATATTGCCTCCGCGCAGGTCGCGGTGATTCAGGGCGGTCATCATGGGGATGGGCACATCGAATGGTGCAATTATTTTCAGGAAAAGTTCCGGTGAAATGATCGCGCCGTGTCGGGTGTCCACTTGTGCCTTAAACGGAAGAAAGGCCCCGACCTTGTCGACCGCGTCAGTCATGCGTTGGCCTCCCATGAAACTTATCAGTGCGCCATAAACGGTCATCTCGGCGACGAGACCTGGTGCACTCCATGCCTCGGTCACGTCAGCGATGATCGCAGCCGACGCGCGTTCCAGCCTTGCCGAGCTTGGACTCTCACACGGCCTAAAACGTTGAAGGCTGCCTCCCGCGACTGAGAAAAGAGTTACGTCAACCCTTGAAGACCCGAGAGAATATTCGTGCTGTCGAACTACGACTGCCATATGCTGCGAAGCAAACTTCGGACCCGCAGCTGACGCTATCAAGTGAGCTGCGGCCGAACTAGTTTCACCAACCGCTCTAGTTCGCACTTTCAAAATGTACTCGCCCGCTGGAACTAACGCGTTCGCTTGTAATGATAATTCAATTCTAAGCACGAGTGCACCAGACTGCCCCCCACTTATTAAAAATGCACTCACGGTTGCGCACCGAAACCAAGCCGAGAGCGCTCCATTAATGGCGGCGCTGTAGCGATCTGCTTGCGGTGGAAGGGTTACGCGTATCACTCGATCCCTACATCTCGAAGTTAAGCCCATCCAGGATAATGTGGCTATGCAGAAGTTTCAGGTACATGGCTTGCTTCGCAACTTGTCGAAAGGCATCAAGAAGCATATGGACTGTACTCAAGTACAAGGAATCGCGGAATCCCCTACCGCTACGCGACTTCTCGCTTTGACAGAAAAAGAAGAGTTAGTCCACCGAAAAGACGTTGCGCAGACGACCGATGGCTCCTGCCGGGCGAGCTTCGCGTGTCGTCGGACGACGACGACACCGCCGCCGCCGCCCCTGCGAGGGCGCTGGCTCCCCCCAGGGGGCCCGCTCCCGGTGGCAGGCCCTCACGATCCTCGCCCGGCCGCAGGACGTGCTCGGTGCCGACGACACCCCACCCTTCTTCGACGATCTCCGGGACACCGTGGAGGTGGAGGCGCGGCCCGCCCCCTCCGAAAAGGGCATTGAACTGCGCGCCCGCCTCCGCGGGCCTTCGACGCCCGCGATGAGGGCTGGACGAAGGTCGTGCTGCACCCGGACGCCATGCCGTCGGCCAGCTGATTCGATCGAAGCCGACCCGACCCCGAACCGGACCCCGGCCCCGAACCGGCCCGACAACCGAGGGACCCCGATGGGCGACCGCATCTCCTGTCCCCCCGACGGACGGGCCTCTACGTCGCCATCGGGGTCGTTGTCGGCGTGGGCGTGGAGCTGGCCCGTGCATCGATGCTGGGCCCCCTGGCGGCCTGATGCACAGCCGGCCTCAACGCCCTAGTGCACGTCTATCGAGCCTGCAGGCCACAGGACACGACTGGCACCGAGCACCTGGCGAGCGAGGAGTCCAGCTCGCGCCTCACCGACGACACCCGCACCCGCACCCGCACCCGCACCCGCACCCGACGCACCGCACTCCCCCCAAGGCCCTGCTGTCGTATTTCTTCGGCACCGTCCTGAACGTGGTGACGAACCTGGCGCAGAGCTGATCACCCGCCGGTAGGCGAGGGCCGACAGACCATCTGGTCGCACCTGGCCGTGCTGCTGCTCTTCACGTACTCCTGTTCGCGGACACCACAGGTGAACCCCGCGTGGGTCCACGCCCTCGAACTCGCGGCGAACACGAGTTCGGGGCTGCAGTGCGTGCCCGAGCCCGACGTCCGCGAGGCGGTTCGCTAGCTGGGCATGTCGACGAAGCGCGAGAACATGCCGTGGAACGCCACGGTGATGGTGTCGGTGGGGCCGTTGCGGTGCTTGGCGACGATGAAGTCGGCCTCGCCCTGGCGGGGGTTGTCTTTCTCGTAGGCGGACTCGCGGTGCAACAGGATGACCATGTCGGCGTCCTGCTCGAGCGAACCGGACTCTCGCAGGTCGCTGATCGCGGGCTTCTTGTCGGCACGCTGCTCGGGACCACGGTTCAGCTGCGACAGCGCGATCACCGGCACCTGCAGCTCTTTCGCCATCAGCTTCAGGGCACGCGAGAACTCCGACACCTCTTGCTGACGGCTCTCGACCCGCTTGCCCGACGTCATCAGCTGCAGGTAGTCGATCACCACGAGCTTGAGGTTGTGCTGCTGCTTCAGGCGACGGCACTTCGCCCGGATCTCGACCAGCGTCATGTTGGGCGAGTCGTCGATGAAGAGCGGCGCGTCGTTGATCCGGCCGCGCACCTGCGCGATGTTCGTCCAGTCCCGCGCGTCGACCGTTCCTTTGCGCATGTTCTGCAGCGGCACGCTCGACTCGGCCGACATCAGACGCATGGCGATCTCGCTGCGCCCCATCTCGAGTGAGAAGAACACCGACGCCTGCCCGTGCTTGATCGACGCCGCCCGCGCCAGGTCGAGCGCCAACGTCGACTTACCCAGCGCCGGTCGCGCCGCCACGATGATCAGCTGACCCGGGTGGAACCCGTTCGTCAGCGCGTCGAGCTGCGCGAACCCCGTCGG
It encodes the following:
- the dnaB gene encoding replicative DNA helicase is translated as MSIAHLGLAPDASNARDRDRGGPVNMDRVPPHDLLAEQSALGGMLLSKDAVADVIETVRGMDFYVPKHEVIYDAILGLYSHGEPTDVITVSDELMKSADLSRAGGAEYLHTLTGVVPTAANAGYYASIVAEKAVLRRLVEAGTRIVQMGYASEGEVVDLVNNAQAEVYNVAGGVQTEDYVPLNEAVTVAIDEIEAAKGRDGQMTGVPTGFAQLDALTNGFHPGQLIIVAARPALGKSTLALDLARAASIKHGQASVFFSLEMGRSEIAMRLMSAESSVPLQNMRKGTVDARDWTNIAQVRGRINDAPLFIDDSPNMTLVEIRAKCRRLKQQHNLKLVVIDYLQLMTSGKRVESRQQEVSEFSRALKLMAKELQVPVIALSQLNRGPEQRADKKPAISDLRESGSLEQDADMVILLHRESAYEKDNPRQGEADFIVAKHRNGPTDTITVAFHGMFSRFVDMPS
- a CDS encoding SHOCT domain-containing protein yields the protein MSPTPAATSAPTVDVIELLKQLGGLRDAGVITDEDFEAKKTELLSRL
- a CDS encoding NUDIX hydrolase — protein: MSNVPEMLADVLARIAASTNRPVSAEDCDCSPEYFEALIALLTVFGIVRPAATADGTFEPVSEQASYFLLSSAEYARSSKPILDGWQRNIPIVQSQGGPLNGPILATAMESARLGWPQATPIRRAEIAQVLIKGKFGWGLVDRYLVRWDAKAHSYQLIGGHSRPHDADIEETMWRELEEETPGLLSTRINDGLIKLTESSVNQVSRTYGALTEYKMTFFRASLGTNKPLLTQSERWVTAKELERGKTRKGDPINQVGLAHSMDDLSQTLQDLPLSFRKRLGAPKKLVARQLSIWAGSAIGLIASIASLIQFIAWIGLQVGAQR
- a CDS encoding zinc-dependent alcohol dehydrogenase; the encoded protein is MTDVPARTRFATVDAERSVAFAEVDLEAPGEQQVVVRIRYTGVCATDTHGWASGGLIPAAVFGHEWTGTVVAAGSRVTTVAVGDRVVASVGPPCGTCAMCRAGHPDHCDTAFAEANGISPDAPTHGAFAQHVTVHERRVQRALDGLTDEQLGLVEPTAVTFHAVRRAGQRLGDVVVVQGAGPIGLLTAQHARHAGAGAVVLVEPMEARRETARRLGFTDVHEPGEPFRARVLELTDGLGADVLYECTGASSLFQSSAELVRRGGTLALLGYPMTTSEVSYGDWQSRELTVVGSLAYTHSDFVGAMRALADGSVDAGPLITGTVGLDELPGLLVELDSGETQHAKVLVAPNG
- a CDS encoding DUF4041 domain-containing protein yields the protein MSGDERRFNPPPGWPPVPSGWKPPAGWVPPVDWPPVPDGWQLWLDEVTPASEPVGVAPVAISTIFESLAPERLSAPETPDDPPAPNDSAPSDRVATLLAEKADLARQLAESNLAADQRVAAQAACNPVTSATVELDDEQVLQEVGIYRYHHPLEDATAYLPRLKDVEGRSAALVRDGQAIEKSNLFTFDNSLAKGRKMSDDLAKLMLRAYNAEAENSIRTLKLGNVHTAKKRLEASRAAIAKLGSMMAMHISDAYHGLRIEEIELTADWLMKKQEEKEEQREERARLREEARVERELKEQRAQLDKERTLLMQTIGQLQASGSSDADLELRLAAIDQAIVDNDYRAANIRAGYVYVISNRGAFGEGVVKIGLTRRLEPADRVHELGGASVPFRFDIHTIYFSEDAVSLETELHRHFAPRALNQANSRKEFFFATPAEVRDVLASKVGNLLEFKDTADATEFFQSVGRWPSGEATAGGLAAAL